The genomic segment AGCCGGTTGGCGGAAATATACCTTGGCCTGAAGGCTTACGACAAGGCTACGAGCACGACAGATGAGATCTTGAAGCAGGATGCCAAGAACAGTGACGCGCTCCTCCTGAAAGGGCGCATCCTACTCGCCCAAGGCAAGAGTGCCGAAGCCATTCCCCAGCTCACGGGTGCGGTCAGCAGCCAGCCCGGCTCCGCAACGGCTCGCTATTTCCTCGGCGCTGCGTATCTCCAATCCAATAACCCACTGCGTGCGGAAGCCGAGTGGACCGAAGCCATCAAGACCGCGGGTCGATTCATACAGCCCTATATTGCTCTCGCCCAGCTGAAGCTGAACGCCGGCGACTCCGACTCGGCGATCCGGCACGCCCAACGGGCATTGAACATTAACCGGGATTCTGCTGAGGCTCGCCTGATCCTCGGCAGCGCTTATCTCAACAAAAAAGATTACAGGAGTGCAGTGGCGGCACTGCAGGAGTATGTCAAACGGAATCCCAAGAGCGCGACCGGATTTCAACGCCTGGGTCTTGCCTATCTTGCGCAAGGCAACTTCCAACAGGCCGAGGCCAGCCTGGAAGATGCGCTCAAGTGCGATGCCGGCTTCATGGATGCCCTGGTCAGCCTGACAAATCTGAACGTCTCACAACAAAGGCCCGACAAGGCTATCCAAAGACTGAACCAGCAAATCGCTTTGTTGCCACGGCAGCCGCGTTTGTATCAGCTTCTCGGTGAAGTCTATCTGACGCAGAAGAACAACGCCAAGGCTGAGGAAGCCTACAAGAAGGCAGCGGAAGTAGATCCCAAGGATTTGAACCATCGACTGTTACTAACGGACTTTTATGAGAGAACCGGGAGACCCGAGAAGGCCCTGGAGACCCTTCAGGAATTGATCAAGAATGCCCCGACTAATCTCGACTTGCAGAAACGGCTCGGCAATCTCTATCTCAGCCAAAAATCCTTCGATAAGGGACTGAAGTTGGCGGATGACATCCTGAAGGGCAGCCCGAAGGACCTGGATGCCCGTGTCCTGAAAGGAAGAGTTCTGCTCGCTCAGGGCAAGAATGGGGCCGCCATATCTGAGTTGCGGAACGCCGTGAACGACAACCGGAACTCGGCAAATGCCCACTACTTCTTAGGACTGGCCTATGCACAGGACAAGCAGATGCAACGGGCGGAATCGGAATTCAATGAAGCCATCCAGAGGGACCAGAAACACGTGGCTGCCCAAGTGAGCATGGCTGAACTCAAGCTGGCTGTCGGCGACGGCGGAGCCGCAATCCGTTATGCGCAAGAGGCGGTCAAGTTGAATCCCGATCTGGATCATGCGCATCTCGTACTCGGAACCGCCTACATTACTCAGAAAGATTTCAGGAGAGCTGGCCCGGAACTCGAGGGGTTCCTGAAGCTGAATCCGGGCAATCCAGTCGCCTTGCATCGCCTTGGGCTCGCCTACGCCGGCCAGGGCGATATGCCGAAAGCGCAGGAATTGCTCGAGCGAGCCCTGAAAGCAAACCCCAAGAGCACGGAATCCCTGGCCGCACTCGCAGACATTCAGTTGGCGCAAAAAAAACCTGCCATGGCTATCCAGCGGATTAATCAGCACCTGGCTCAAAATCCTGCCGATGGCAAAGCATACGAGCTTCTCGGCCAGCTGTTCACCAAGCTGAATGACCGCGCGCAAGCAGAGCAAGCCTACAGGAAAGCACTATCAGCGGATAGGAACAGCTTTTCCACCTATGCCCTGCTTGGGCAGCTCTACATGGATCGAAAAGCCAGCGACCAGGCGATCGGCACCTTCGAGAGTGCCTTGAAAGAGAATCCCAAGTCGGTGGAAGCCAACACCATGCTCGGCATAATCTATCAATCGCTGAAGACCGATCCGGAAAAAGCCAAGAATTACTACCGAGAGGCCTTGAAGAGTGACCCGCAATTTCCGGTGGCCGCCAACAACCTAGCCTGGATACTCGCAGAGTCGGGAGGAAGTCTCGAGGAAGCTCTGAAGCTCGGCAAGATGGCAGAGGAGAGAATGCCGGACTCGACGGAGGTAAGAGATACACTGGCATGGATTTACTATAAGCAAGGCGCCTACAGGACGGCAATTGATCTGCTCCTCGATTGTGTCAGAAAAGAGCCTCAAAACTCCTCGTTCCTGTTTCACCTGGGGATGAGCTATTTCAAGAACGGCGATCCGAAAAAGGCGAAGGAAGTGTTGTCCCAGGCTACCAAGCTGGACCCGAATCTGTCCGCTATGCCGGAAGTTAAGAGCATTTTATCAAAATCTTGAATTCCGATTGGCTCCTTGGCCCGGATTATTCATGAATGAATGGCCAAGACAGATCTCCGGACGCCGAAAAGCGCGGCCGTCCGCCGACAGTTTTGCTCTTGTCAGCGTATAGGCAGTTTTGCCGCCCCGCAGGGGTCACGGCTTCGCGCTGATCGGGCTTGCCATGCAACTTCAGGAATAATTCAGGTTGGCTGTGTTTTTCGAAAGTGTCGCTAACGTTTACAATGACTGAATTCTCGATATCTCATTGATGAACAATCACTTGCGATGCATTCACTCAAATCCGCTTTTTCCAAGTGTAGCTGTTCTTTACAAATTCAAGCATGTCCCAAGGGTAGCCGGGCTCCCAGGGGATTCCTACCATCGATTCATTTAATTGAAAACAAATGAAATACCTCATGTCGAACATATTCCTTCTGTTTTCGGCACGGTACTTGCTTTAATCAGGCTGAGCATCAAGAGGGATGGCCGTAGGGGCCCTTCCCAATCGATGGAGGAATCACAATGAGACGTCTCGCAGCTCTTTCACTCATCGCTTTGGCAGTTCTGATTTTGGGAATGCCCGCTTACGCCGGACCGATATTACGTCTGACTGATGTTACAAAATCGATACAGATCGCGATCGGCGATAACACCACCCTGGATCTCGATCCTACCGTTGGCGTTATCACTATTAGCGTTAACCTGGCCAATCAGACTCTGTTCCCCGGTTCAACTTCCACCTGGACGGTCAATGCGACAACGGGTTTAACCAAACCTTATCAGGGCACAGCCATCGTTCCGAGCATGGATCTGAATTCGGTCGATGCGAAAGGCCCCGGTACTTTAGTGATTGAATTCACTGATACCGATTTCGGGCCTCTCCCGGTCAACTACTCTTATGTGGGCGACATCGGCGGGACTACGGTGGGCAAGGTGAGCTACAATGCCTACTTAGATCCTGGAAATGTGGCGTTTGCTCCGACGGTGAGCCTCTTTGGCATCGGGCCCTTCGGACCTGGAGGTTTCAATGGAACCGGCACCTCTGGGGCATTAACCGCTGCTTTCCCTTACTCCATCACCCAGTTGGTGACAATCGTTCACACCACAACGGGAACGTCGAGTTTTGACGCCACCCTCACGGCGGTGCCCGAACCATCAGCTCTACTCTTGCTCGGTTCCGGACTCGCAGCTTTGGGGGTTTGGCGGTTGCGCAAGCGGAACTAGAACACATCGCATTTATTACGGCGTTTAAAAAGAACCTCATCCCTTCGGGGTGAGGTTCTTTTTTTTGCTCATCGATCAGGTTCATGCGGCGGGGGCATCGAGAGTACGGCGGGCCAACACCTCAGCAGCCAGTTTCTCCTGTCCCTCCGTAGTCGGATCCCAGCTGAACTGCTCGTCGAAACGACGCACAGCCGGTGCGTGACCTATGAATCCATCTTCCACCGGTGACCTTCCGAAGTGGCACTCCCTAGCAGCGGAGATGGGTGTGCGCAGTGCGCACATTTGAACTGAACAGAGAGTGTCGATGAAAGGGAAACAGCAGAACTTTTGTACGCGTCCGGTGAACCCATGACGCGATTTTCCCGGGATGAATGGTTCTGTTGTGACAGGGCGTGGATCAGAGAACGGCTGCCGCCCGTGCCGTCTTCCACTTGTCGTGCAGCAAATCCTCCAGGTTGTTCTGAGGATGTGTGCTGATGCGTTGAAGAATGTCGCGCAGGTATTCGAATGGATCGACGCCGAGACGTTTGCACGTCGTTGTGATGCTCGTCGCAAGAGAAGGCATATAGCTTGCGCTTGTCCTCCTGGTATTCGAGCGTGCCGAAGTGACACCAGTCAATCTCAAAGCGATCACCAGGGCTGGAGTCGACACGAACGAAAGCACGCGGCGGCCGCACTATCTTGCGCACCGTCTTCAGGTACTGCTGCAAGATCGTCAGGCCCCCTTCGTGACCCAGGGACGCAGCCGGTCGGCAAGAACCACGTCGCTTGCCTCTGGATCCGTGTCCATGAGCTCGCGAATGACCGGCTTGAACGCATATCGAGGTTGGTCTTTGTCGGCTGCCTGACAATGGGCGGCGGCGCAGGAGAACACTCGTACTTGACAACCGCGTCGCGGCTGACATGGAGTTTGCGGGCCACACGCCGGACCGACCATCGTTCCCCGTACCGCAAACGGTAGATCGAATCAATCCTGACAAGTGGCGGCGGAGCAAATCTTCTGGTCGGGAAGGAAGCAGGCAGGAAAACCTCTCCGCAATATGGGCAGATGCAGGGTTGAACGATCATGTCGGTTCTCCCGAAAGGAAACTGGTCAGACTCCAAAGCGCTGAGTATGCTCCAGGAGATCGCGTCAATCCGTCGCTCTATGTGTAGAAGGTGACTAGAGAGTTTTTCTTCTACCTCCTCGCAGATGTTTTCTATTTAATTGAATTCTATTGCTGATGTAGTGCGGCAGGCTCTGGATGCGATGTCCAGGCCATAGATCCGTTGGACTGAATGAGGATTCTCGCCGCCTCCCATTCGCCGTAGTCGATTTGAAAAATACTCGACTTTCTCGGCCTCCCTTCCAGACCGCATCCGGTTTCCCGCGCACTATCTGATCACGAGATCGACGAGCGTAACTTTTCGCAAGCAGGGAGATTATCCGCTGTGCTGGAAGTGTAGGGACGTGTGTGAAAACTCCATATCCGGCAACATCGTTTTGGTGTAAAATCCCCTTTGTGATCGACTCGGGGCTCTGAGCAGTTGCAGCAGACGAGCGAAGTTAACACAACATCTTATCTCAGAACCTGAATTGCGGCCGCACCCAGGCTGTGATCCGAAATGCAGTCAATTCGGACTATCCTTCTCAAACCGCGAATCGTTCCCGGTGAGGATCCGCATTGACGCAGCGAAAACTAGAGCCGAGCTGCATCCGATCTGCCGCTTCTTCGGCGCAGACGAGAAATAACTGCAGGAGGACAGGCGCTCCTGCATCCTATGTGGAGCGATTTTTCACCATGCTACGACAGATTAGGCTTGAAGCGTCGACGGTTTGCCAGCTCAAGTGTCCAGTTTGTCCGACGGCGCGAGGCATCATTCGGAACGAATTGGGCTCCGGTTACCTCACACTTGCACGATTCCGGGAACTGGTCGATCGGAATCCGCATATCTCCTGCATAGAGCTGTCCAATTGGGGCGAAGTGTTTTTGAACCCTGAGATCTATGAAATAGTGGAACATGCTTACAAGCAGAACGTCGTATTAACCGCCGCCAACGGATCTAATTTCCAGTTTGTCAGCGAAAAAGTTCTCGAGGGATTGGTCCGATACAAGTTTGGCCTCATAGTTTGTGCCCTTGATGGCGCAAGCCAGGAGACATATGGCAGATACCGAGTAGGTGGAGATTTCCAGAAAGCAATACGGCATATCGAAATCATCAACTCTTTCAAGGAACGTTACCGATCCCCCTTTCCACTTTTGCGCTGGCAGTTCATCCTCTTCGGACACAATGAGCGTGATATTCCTTCGGCCCGGGCATATGCCAAAAAACTGCGCATGAGTTTTCGGATCAGACCGAATTTTGATGAAAGTTATTCTCCCATTACCAACAGCGGTCCCATCCGCAAGAAAAGCCGGTCGGGGGTCTCGAGCCCGAACGGATATTTAAAAAGTCATCGCACGATGTGGCTCGAAAAACATTTGTGCGGTGAATTGTGGCGATCGCCTCAAATCAACTGGGACGGCCGAATTCTCGGTTGCTGCATCAACTATTGGGGAGACTTCGGCAACGCTTTTGGAAGGAGCCTCAGAGACGCTCTGAATTGCCCCCAACTCTTGCGAGCCAAAATGATGCTGCAGGGTAAGGCGGAACCACAAGAGGGTATTCCCTGTGCGACGTGCCATGTCTACCAGCGGATGCGATCTGCTAATGACTGGATAAAAGACAGGGATATTCTGGTGGGAAGACTTGTGAATAAAGAGTTCCTCTGCCTTCTCATTCAGCGTATCGGATGGAGAAGACTGGAACCGTTACTTCGAGTTATCGGCACCATAGGCAATCGGTTACTCTCTGAATTGGCATGAGTATAAGGCCTTTCCTGTGTTTCTGCAGGCGGTTTCGGCCTTCCTGCTCCATTTCCAACTGTTTCAGCGACACATCATCGCCACAGCTAACAGCCAGATTTTGTCAACAAAACACCCTGAGAAGTCTGATGTGCGAACCGAGCCCACAAAGGTAGCTACGGAATCCGGGGGCAGGCTGTATTGGAAAGGCCCAGTAGAGGATCTTCAGGCGATCGGTCCGGCGGTTGCAGAAAACCAGCAGATATCCTGCCAACGGGTTACAGCGGATGATGCGCTCCGCCATCATCGATAAACCGTCAAACAACCTGCGCATGTCGCACGGTACCGTGCACAGGTAAACCTTGATCGCGGCTGGGAAGCTCAGCATCGATCCGGTTCCATGGCGGCCAGCACGGCGCGCAAAGTTTCTCCGTCAACACCTTTATGAATGCGAAGCCGACGACCGTCGCTGAGCACCAGCTCGATTCCGGCATCTGTGGCGGCTAGGTCATCGCTGACCAGGGCAAGACTCGCATGGCGCTGGTCACCAGCCGCCTTGCACAAAGTGCCTTTCCGAACGTCCGTCTCCAGGCGGCGCCGCTACCAGTAGAACTGGCTCACGGTCAACTTTCGCTGTCGGCAAAACTCGCGGATTGATAATCCGCTGCGCGCTGCTTCACCAATTGTTCTCTGCCAACGTCGATGCTTGCCCGGATCTATACATCTTCGACCTCGAGTCATGTGTCCCTCCGTTAGTTCGCACACATGCGGCATGTACGTGTGCATTTGCTGGGAAGTATCGCCCTGTTCCTTCAGGAGGGAAAGGATTGCCAGCTTTCTTCAGCTTTGAACGCAGCTGTTTAGCCTTGATTAGGAGAAGGGCTGATCACTCACCACCAAGAGGGCCTGCTTCCCAGTGGCATTCGTTTGGGTTTTATGCCCGGTAGCCCGTGGGCGGATACTGCCCTGGAGTCCAACAGGAGGCTACGGAAGCGCCACTCGATCGAGGAATGTCAAGATGGGTTTCCGGAGGCATCCGACGGTGTAAGCTCAACTGAGTAGATCATCTCCCTTGCGCTGCAGTGGCCCTTGTAAAGGCGCAAGGTCGCCAAACCATCACTGCTCCAACCCCTGATCTCCGATTGATAATCGAGACCTTGGACTTCCACTTTCGCTTCGGGGTAACAGCGAACGCAAAACTGGACTGTTTGTAATCCCGAGTCTTTACGAAGAGTATCTTGAATTCGGAGGGAGTTCTCTCCGAGTTCGATGCGCCGCAAGAGGATCATGCCGGGTGCGGACATCGGTTCGGGACATATTGGATCACCTGTCTGTATTCCGAGGTTATCGCGCAGGAGCTCCATCAAATGGGCCAATGCGATACGAAAACCACGAAACCTGACGCGAACGAAATCGTACTCTAACTCCAAACCTCCGGAATTTAGCGTCGCGTGCTTGGGTGCAGACGGAATGCACGCGGAGGAGCCGTGAACAATAACGGGTACGTAACCGACGGGGAGCACATTTAAGTGCTCCAGACCTCGCGCGTAACGGTACCACAGGAGGCTTGCGTGCCTGCGGAGGCGTCCGTCGGGCATGGACGTCACCCCCCAATCCGTCGAAAAGGTCTTTGGAATCGCACCGATCAACCTTCGTTCCCCGATTCCGAGGTGCAATATGGTCGGTCCAAAATATCTGCGATCGCGCACACGAGGGCTCCAGGAAGTGCGAACAAACACCTCCGCTGTAGAACGACAGAGCTTTGTGACTCCCAGGTCTACGGAACTCATCATCTGAATTGAGCTTGCCGCTGGAGCTTGTGGAGCTTGATATGTTGCAGGAGGGCAGAACAGGTCACCTAATAGTACATAGGCAGACGACGCAACTGAATACTCGCTCGGAACCGTATAACCGTCGCGCGACCAAGAGCACTCATCATTGCTCTCCGAACCTCGGAAGTAGTTCACTTGGAGCCACTCCGAACGTGTGCGTGGTGTACTGATGTAGACCCGCTCTTGTCTCCGAGCGAGGTGTAAGTAATGCTCGCGGTTTGATGGATCAAGTGCGGCAGCCATTTTGAGGCAGAAAATCGTGAGGCCAACAGCAAACGTAGTATTATCTGAGCGACCGAAATACGAGAATCCACCTGCTGCCGTCATCAGAGGAACAATTTGCCGCATGCCTTCCACGAAGAGAGTCTTTATCCGCTCATCGGAACAAAACAGGTGACAGATGGCGAGCACAAACTGAAACTTCATACAGTACGTCGGAGGGAATTGCCGGTGATCCGCACCCGCCCTGGGCAGGTCCCAATAAAAACCCTCGGGGGACCGATATCGTTCAAATTGGGATATCGCAAATGCCAGCGCGGATCGCGCGACAGGCATACCAATCGCCAGGGGCCGCAGTAGCAGCTCAGCAGCTACCTGCAGAACATAAACATTGTTGCCACAAGGCCGATTGTAAACATCGCTGTATGTTGGTCGCGCATTGCGGCAGTGAGTTTCCAGAATCTGCCATAGTTCCGCGTGCTGAATTCGCTGGGAACGGAGAATCAACAGAGCCAAACAGTTTGCAAAGCTCGTAAATGCGTTTTCCTCGCCCTCTTCGTTCCAGATCCGCAGGCGTTCTGCAGCCCGGTTTAAGTCAATGGGGTTTCGGCCATCGAGCACGTACAAGAGGATTAACGCTAGGGCGAAATAGGGCTCGGTGTAGAACGCCCAAGCTGGTTTCGCGCACATATCCTCTGTAACATAGTCATGCGGATATTCCCGAGCGATGGCCTCGACAACGGAGCGAGCAAACTCGATGGTCTCTGCCTTGCCTGTACGAACCGCGGGTTCGAAGGATTCCTCAGTGCCCAACTTACAGCCTTTCCCAGTATGTCCGCATGGCAGCTTGCCAACAAGTTCAAATTCCAGTCGGCACGGTCACGGCAATATCGTCGGGGTGTGCCCTCTTCTCGGTGACCGTATGTTCTGCGGGATAGCCGAACAGGAACATCAGATACATACGTCGATATGGAGGAATGTGGTACCGTTTGCACCACTCATCCTGTGCGTCGTCGTCGCCGCCGTACATGAGACATCCCCCCAATCCTAGGGCAGTTGCGGCAAGCGCCATCTGCTGCCCCACAATGCCGGCATCCTCGGCGGGGGCCCATTTCTCAGGGTACAACCGGATGTCGATGGTGATAAAAATCGTGACCGGCGCACGTTCTTGGAGGTTCGTGTTGGAAACACTGCGAAGCTTGCTGTCCCCTCCCAGGTTCGGGTTCCTGTGAACATAGAGCTTCCATGTCTGCCGGTTGCAGGAACTGGGGGCATGGGTGGCCGCCCTGAGTATCTCGTGGATTTTTGCTTCTTCGACAGGAATGGGCTGCCAGAAACGAACGCTCGATCGCTTCAGCAGAACGTCGAAAACAGGCGAATGTGGATTAAACAGCTGCGAATGCTCGACCGGATGCGATTGAATCTCGCCGGTTTCGGCCCACCTCATATAGTCCTGGAGGTTGTCTTCGGCCCAGAGAATGAACTCCCGCTGGGGATACTTGCGCCGATACCACTCGTCGAGCGCCGCTCTCACCAACGCGGGCTTGCTGTGCCCCCTGCCCTCGCGTTTGTCATTGCGAACCCCCTTTTCGACGGAGTGGCCAAACCAGCGAATGTACATGGCCAGCAGATCCTGGTCCATTTCCTCCAAAGGTAGGCTCACACAGTCCGAACTCCGCTTCTGTTCGATCGTGCTATGAAGGATTCGATATTGGATCCAGAGGGAAAACCTGTTCAGCCACACACAAAATGCAAATAGCCTTCCCTTCAGAAACCGCCTTAACCTCTTGGCGACATCTGCTGAAGGGGCAACTGGAGTGCACGCGGCCACTCTCTGACCACGGGCGGTTGGCGTATGAGCCCATTCGGGAGCGCAACCGGCGCGCTCTTCATTTTCTGCCTTCGTCGGACGACCTTCTCCCATTTCGCAGCAATGCACCTTGCGCCGGTTCGAGCAGGCACAAACATAGAATTGAGTACCGAACGCAACCAAAATATTCTATCGGAGGAACCATAGTCTTTTTATATCATCGTGCAGAATTTTTCCAGTTAAATCAGACAGTGTGTCGCGCTGCGGGCATCGGCCCTTGTAAGAATGCCAGCGGACCAAAAAAATGAATCGCCCGCAACACTATTTTCTAACCTCCCAGTTCAGCTGTCTCATCTTTGATCTGGGCCGGCGGCAGCGCGTAAAGTCTCCTGCGCCGGTCCTTTGCCAAGCAAGCGCTTTCCGGTAGCACGCCGAACTCTCAGGCCGCGATCTCTTTTTTGCCCCGTGTCCGCAAACGGAAACTGAAATGTCCTGGCTTCGAGCCGTTTATACCAGATGACCCAATCATCCCAATCCCAGCAAAAGATTTCCGGCCGGTCAGTGCGGCTGTCGCATAAGGCTGGCGGCCTGTAACGGTGGATTGGTATTAACTGCGATTCCATGTTCCGTATCCCGGTACATCCACTTGATTGGCTTCCGCTGTCTATTATAGAGGCGAATGTACCTCCTAAGCTTGGGACTGAGGTCCTTAACCGAAGTAAATATGCCTCGAGCAACCATGTCGTGCTCAATTTATAAAGACCATGTCTCTACCTGGTTAAGCCAGGAAGAAGAGGTCAGGGTCAATTGAAGTTGCACATTCTGATAATCGCCAAGGAACTGCTGAACCCTATGCGTCCTGTGAGTCCAGAGGTTGTTGACAATGATGTGAATCTCCTTGCCGCGCGGTTGGTGCGCCACAACATCGGCCAGAAACGCAACGAATTTCTCGATCGAGTGGCGGGGTACCGTCGCACGAATGACATCGCCAGTTAGGGAAGGGTGCACATATGGGGCTTGAGTGACGCATACAGGCTCTTTCTCTTTGCTGTGGTCAGATTCATTTGCTCGCGGCGTCATGAATGGGGCAGGCTAATACCTCAGCGAATAGTTTCTCCTGTCCCTCCGTAGTCGGATCCCAGCTGAACTGCTCGGCGAAACGCCGGGTCGCGGCACGGTCCGGATAGCATGCAAACAACCGCACTATGCCTTCGGACAGACCCCTCGTGCTCCGGTCGTCGATCAGGACACCGGCTTCAGGAACTGTCACAATCTCAGGAGTGCCCCATATGCGGGTCGCGGCCACGGGCGTCCCGCATGCCATCGACTCCAGGAGCACGTTTGCCCACCCTTCCCGGCTGGAGGCGAGTACCAAGGCATCGGCAGCACCATAGTATCGAGCCAACGCTTCATGGGACAGAGTCCCAAGGAACGTCACCCGCTCTCTCAGCCCGAGGGAGTCTGTGAGTCTTCGCAGCTTGCCTTCCTCTGCGCCTCCGCCCGCTATCGCCAAACGAAAACCAGGCAGGCAAGCTAAAGAGCGAATAACAAGGTCATGGCCTTTGCGCGGGATCAAACCACCCACCGAAAGTAGTGTCTGACCGGTTACGCCCAGCCGGTCGCGCACCGCATGTCTATCCTGCGGTGGCTTAAAAAGCGCGAGATCCACACCATTGCGCAAGACTGTGACCTTATGAGCCGGGATTCCGAGTTGAACGAGAGTGTCCTTCAGCGCCTGGCAGACCGTGATGATTGCAGCGCAACGCCGCGCAGCCCACTGGATCATTCGGCGCGGGAAGTGATGGCGCGGGATCAGATTCAGATCTGTTCCCCTCGCAGTGACCACCACCGGCTTTCCCAGGGCACGGCCCAGCATCACTGCGGCTACGCCGTCGGGATAGAAATAGTGGGCGTCAATGATGTCGAAATCGTACCCTGTCTCGACGATCCGCACGAGCATCGGCTTGAGCGCCGCAGCCATCAGCCATGGCGCCGCTGTCATCCCAACCTTCGGGATGAGGGGATATCGCGGATGATCGACATCGATCCCGTGCCAGACTTCGCGGCGCGGAACCCTGGCGAGTTTTGCATAGGATCCGAAGATCGAGTGCTTGAGTGGAAACCAGGGCACCGGCGCCACCACCCTGCTCTCCACCTTTCCGCCTGCGAGCAGGTGTCTAAGCCGGCTTTCAACGAAGATACCATGGGTGTGCCGGATCGAGTCAGGATACAGGGTGGTAAAGGTGAGCAGCTTTAGGGCCAATCTGTGAGACTCCTGCACGCCGACATGATCAAGACCATCGGCGGCCGTCGGCGCTTTTCGGCGTCCAGAAATCTATCTTTGCCATACATTCATGAATAACCAGGGATCAAAGAATCTGTCTTCATGCGCTCGGTTGTGCCCCGGGTGCTTTTGCG from the Terriglobia bacterium genome contains:
- a CDS encoding glycosyltransferase family 4 protein → MALKLLTFTTLYPDSIRHTHGIFVESRLRHLLAGGKVESRVVAPVPWFPLKHSIFGSYAKLARVPRREVWHGIDVDHPRYPLIPKVGMTAAPWLMAAALKPMLVRIVETGYDFDIIDAHYFYPDGVAAVMLGRALGKPVVVTARGTDLNLIPRHHFPRRMIQWAARRCAAIITVCQALKDTLVQLGIPAHKVTVLRNGVDLALFKPPQDRHAVRDRLGVTGQTLLSVGGLIPRKGHDLVIRSLACLPGFRLAIAGGGAEEGKLRRLTDSLGLRERVTFLGTLSHEALARYYGAADALVLASSREGWANVLLESMACGTPVAATRIWGTPEIVTVPEAGVLIDDRSTRGLSEGIVRLFACYPDRAATRRFAEQFSWDPTTEGQEKLFAEVLACPIHDAASK